Genomic segment of Eupeodes corollae chromosome 2, idEupCoro1.1, whole genome shotgun sequence:
ATATTGAAAGCGAGCTCATCTATGCCTATGCTCGAACTGGCCGTTTAGCTGATCTCGAAGAGTTTATTTCAGGTCCAAACCATGccgatattcaaaaaattggtgATCGTTGTTTCTCCGATGGAATGTACGATGCTGCGAAGCTGCTCTATAACAATGTTAGCAACTTCGCACGTTTGGCCATCACATTGGTATATCTGAAGGAGTTCCAAGGTGCTGTTGACAGTGCACGGAAGGCAAACTCCACTCGCACATGGAAAGAAGTTTGCTTTGCATGTGTTGATGCAGAGGAGTTCCGATTGGCACAGATGTGCGGCCTCCATATTGTGGTACACGCTGATGAACTGGAAGATCTCATCAATTACTATCAAGACCGCGGTTACTTTGATGAGTTAATTGCTTTGCTAGAGTCTGCATTGGGTCTAGAACGCGCCCATATGGGAATGTTCACTGAGCTTGCCATTCTTTACTCCAAGTTCAAACCATCGAAAATGCGTGAACACTTGGAACTTTTCTGGTCACGTGTAAATATCCCAAAAGTATTACGTGCCGCCGAATCAGCACACTTGTGGTCAGAGTTGGTGTTCCTCTATGATAAGTACGAGGAGTATGACAACGCTGTGCTAGCCATGATGGCTCATCCAACAGAAGCATGGCGTGAAGGACACTTCAAAGACATTATCACAAAGGTGGCCAACATTGAGTTGTACTATAAAGCAATTCAGTTCTATCTAGACTACAAACCATTGTTGTTGAACGACATGTTGCTGGTATTGGCTCCACGAATGGATCATACACGGGCTGTTAGTTTCTTTTCGAAAACCGGGCATTTGCAACTCGTCAAACCATATTTGCGTTCAGTTCAGAGTCTCAATAACAAAGCTATTAATGAAGCTTTGAATGGTCTGCTAATTGAAGAAGAGGACTATCAAGGACTGAGAAACTCAATAGACGGATTCGATAATTTCGATACTATTGCACTTGCGCAGAAACTTGAGAAACACGAACTTACCGAGTTTAGGAGAATCGCCGCGTATTTGTATAAaggtaagttttttcttttttgagaatgtttcatttaaatttaaattgggtTCGTTTGATGCATCTAGGAAACAATCGTTGGAAGCAGAGTGTGGAACTATGCAAGAAAGACAAACTTTTCAAGGATGCAATGGAATATGCCGCTGAGTCAGGCAAACAAGAGATTGCCGAAGAGTTGCTCGGATGGTTCTTGGAACGAAATGCCTTCGATTGCTTTGCTGCTTGTTTATTCCAGGTATGTTTTTGAACTGCGGCCTAATTTTGAGCTAGTGTACATTGGAttctgaacttttttttgttgataataacaattattttattaactttagtGTTACGACCTCCTCCGACCGGATGTTATTCTCGAATTGGCCTGGAAACACAATATTATGGACTTTGCAATGCCATATCTAATTCAAGTGAGTccatttaaatagattttttttagaaagttattttaatatgattaacTTCTTTTAGGTCATCCGTGAATATACCACAAAAGTGGACAAACTCGAACAGACCGAAGCCCAAAGGGAAAAAGAAGATGAAACTGTTGAACACAAGAATATTATTACAATGGAACCGCAATTAATGATAACAGCTGGTCCTGGAATGGGAATTCCTCCTCAGTATGCCCAAAACTATGCACCTGGATATGCGCCAAACATGACATACCAGGGATATGGAATGTAGGCACTTAACAAACAAACCTACAAAACTTTAACTCATTTCTTCTAcaatccaacaaaaaaacaaacaaatttatgaaattaaatgaaaacaaacaataatcaaacaacaacaaaaatacatctTCTCTGTCCGACAATTTTATTATGCGAGTTGTTTTAAATGTCGCAACTGTactgttaacaaaaaaaaacgaaaatcaattccagatgaatataaaaaaatacatatatacgtcATTTATATGTTTATGTTGATTGATCTGTGTTATGATGTGTGCATAATGCTAGATTGCACTTTTTAGTTGAATAACTATTCGACTTGTTTTGGTTAgttcattttttcatatttattttatttatacatacctttacattttatttttatttaattttcttctgcTATTCTATAAAATTTGGCTGATATCAATAGATAACGAATGAAGTGCATGAAATCCCTTCCTTTTAGAATAGAAAATACCCTACCCAccagttttttgaaatgaaaaattcctCAAGGTTGACATTTCATAACGCTGGGgtaaacaacataaaataaattagaaaaaaaccaCGAGTTCTGTGAAtgctttaaaatacatttatttcattttttataaattgtaaagtttttaatttcaaacatgGAGATGTAAGTTTTCAATGGTCATTAAGTATTAGTTTGGATATATTGAAGCAtgagtattgttttgtttgtattcgaGGTTCATGTTTTAAGTTAGATCTATGTTAGTTTTTGtgattattgttaaaatatatgttttagaGATTCACTGGGATTTTCTAAACTGGAATTTaatttcgtaaacaaaataaatgtttgtataaacCAACCACGAGAAGTATCATTATGGACAGTTAATTATTGATAGTAGACTATTCAACCTAATCACACATATAGTAAATGAGAGCTCAATGACTCTCCCAATCCAATAATTTCCTTCTTTGATTAGGTCAATATTCATAGAGATTGAATATACTCTTCAAGAGTTTAATCAGACGAACTGACGTGTTCCCTTAGGTGgcatacatttttctatttatccccaagtaaaaaaaagtttaaaataaactgaatgtcttttttcaattttattggaattgttaaataaattatattattattttaaagttggtTTTCAGTTATAACACAATTATACAATATACAATAGATAGACCAATAACAAACTGCAATAAAGTTGGAACTAATATTGATCAGATGTAGAAATACGAAATAACTTactacttttcaaaaaagaaaatatcttcggttttttttaacaataaacataGCTCTATTTTCACTATCGTAtcgaagttttaaaaagaaagtttaGTTAATGAGGATAACTTTGTCCACTTTAGTTGGGATAAGAAttcttttcctatttttatttgtacCTACAAAAAGTAATATTACGTAGTTATCTTTatctattttcacaaataatagattttaaaatcttgatACTTATTGATcggaatttttgaaatttattttccaagagAATGTAATATGTTTTTGTATGAGATTCTCTGCATTTGTTTGTTACTTtctcttattttaaaaacattgaagttaATCTATTCTTGTACcggttgtttcatttttaactcTGTTAGGTTCTGTTTGTAGTGACCGTAAATAGGATGTTTCGCCATTTTGCTTGATCCTCCAATCCCCCAATTGAAACTAGAGTTTTTCTTGATTGAATATCCTTTGAACCCTTTTGTAGAGTTAAGAATTTACGATCTAAAATATATGTTATtaattgtgtttctttcttTAATTCTGTTTCAGGTATAAATAAGTTAAAGGAGCTTGAAAACACACGCTGTAGCTCGTGAGTAAGTAAGTGTTGTAATTAATTTATCATTGAAAACATCTGCGAACATCCCAACTATAAAGAAGTTAACTTTCTGTGTAAcaagaaaaccaaaataaacagATGccgttttttcgaaaaaaaaaaaataaaataaaaataaagtaataactAGCAAATATAATTTACCAtcaacctaaaacaaaaaatatatatttaaaagaaaatttaaaaaaaagcataagAAGAATTGTTAAACAGTTAAATTCTATCATTTTCGCTTACTATTAtattattctttatttctttttatataatataattatatcaATATAAATACATTAAACCTATGTTATATTATAAATCGATAAGTAACAGTAAAAAATGTTAGAAtatggttattattattattattttttaattataaaaataaagaaacaaaaatattatttcgtattaatttaataaaaaaaattaaacagaaaaatgcttaaacatgttgtataatttaaaactttcttaTTCTTCGTAACCAAGGTCTACACTAAGAGTTGTAGTTGTGTCGTCTTCCACTTTGGGTAATCttaaatatttcgaaactttTGCCTGATTGAAATCATTATCTTCACGACTTTCTTTTCATGGTATAAATATGTGAATTCACACTATgggtatttaaattgttttaaaatttttgaaataattttacttaattgcATTCCAATTATTTTAACTGCAATTGCACTCGGAAGTTTAAATTGCTTCGAAAAACATTTACTTTTCATTTGTACCGTTGAATTGAAGTGGTTTAAGGGACAAATATAGGTTTTCAATAGCCGACACTACTAAATTCAGTAGCATCGGAGACTAAATTTTAAGAGTAAGGTTTGGTGCTATTCATTTCTTTAAAAGCCAAAAGAATGAGTAAAAGTATGCGAAAGTTGTTTCAGCAAATGCTTTCTCTGTTTTCACCTACAGATGGACTATCGTTTTATGGAAAGAACAGTTGAGCACAATTGCAATCATCTATTTAACACGTCAATCATCAGTCTCCTTATCACCCATGTCGTGTAAGAAAACGATCGTTAGACAAAGTGATAGTAGTTTAGTCAAGACAAAGTGATAGTAGTAGTAGTCAAAGAACTATCAACAATTTGACAACCATTTATTActttatatcaatatcaatagGAGTTCTACCCATTTCATGTTCTATCCTAGATTTGAATCTTTCTAGGGGGATATTACCCTCATTAATAACCGCAAACTCCCTGCATAATCAGGCCTTTCAAGAATTCCatcggaaacttttacgaattCCGAAAAATCATATCAAGTAATCGTTTCACAAAGCCAAATTTTACGAGTTTTTCCACTGCaaacgcatttttgataatagTTTTTTCTTCGGGATTCGTCAAAGTTTCAGATTACGATGatataaagttgaaattttgtgTGAATCTTCGAGCAAATACTTTGTTAAATTAAGAATTTCATCAAAAACGCACTTCAGATGTTAGTATAAAAAGATGCAAATCGAATTTCTTCAACACTGTGTTCTGTGCAAGTCTACTTGACAATTCGAAAACCATGTCAACTGAAATAAAACTAGATTCTTTAGACAAGCCTACTCTTCATACTTATGAAGCATTTAAGTATCACTGGTATGTTTGGCAATTTTGTGGCCTTAAATTTCCGAAAAACGCCAAATGGAGAGTTCCATACATTGTATATGCAATTGTTCTTAATATAACGGTTACTCTCTTTTTCCCTCTAACATTGattgtaaattgttttctttcCGAGAATTTCACCATATTATGCGAGAACTTATACATCACCATTACAGatgtaatttgtaatttaaagttTCTTAACGTCTTTATTGTGCGTTCGAAGCTTCTTGAGGTTGAGCATATTCTAGACAGATTGGATAAAAGGTCAAGTAGTGAGGATGAATTGCAAGCTTTGAAGAATGGAATGCGATCTGCTCGCaagtgttttaacatttttgccaCAATGTTTGGATGTGCAATAATCACAAGTCAATTGGTCGTCTATTTGTCCAAGGAAAGAATTTTGATGTATCCTGCTTGGCTACCTTTGGATTGGAAGAATTCTTACAAAGATTTCGTGATTGCACATTCTTACCAGGTTTATGGGTTGACAGTGCAGGCAATTCAAGATTTGGGAAATGATACTTTTCCTCAGGCATATATACGAATTCTTTGCGCTCACATTGAAGCTTTGTCGCTAAGGATTTCAAAGTTAGGCAAAAATAAAGGATTGGGTTCGGAAAAAGTCAATAGAGAGTTGCTGATAGAGTGCATAAAAGACCACCAAGTTATAATTGAGTTGAGTATACAaactacaaatattaaaaaattcaagttcGTAATAATTGttctacatatttatatttcgaaGGTTATATACCACTATACAGCAGAGCATTTCAACAGCTTGTTTCGCTCAGTTCATGTGCACTGGACTAGCTCAATGTACAATCGGTGTTTACATGCTCTACATTGGCTTGGATATCTCAAAACTATTGAACACCATTATATTCTTTACTGCTGTAAcctttgaaattttgattttttgtctttttggcGAACAGCTTTGCCAAAGAGCAGAACAACTTACTGCAGCTATATACTCATGTAATTGGATGGATCAAAATAGAGAATTCAAAAAGGCACTTTTATTGCTATTGAAACGATCACAAAGGCCACTTGTAATTATGGCTGGTGATATAATACCACTTAAATTACCTACTTTTGTTCAGGTAAGATATTATA
This window contains:
- the LOC129948172 gene encoding odorant receptor 2a-like yields the protein MSTEIKLDSLDKPTLHTYEAFKYHWYVWQFCGLKFPKNAKWRVPYIVYAIVLNITVTLFFPLTLIVNCFLSENFTILCENLYITITDVICNLKFLNVFIVRSKLLEVEHILDRLDKRSSSEDELQALKNGMRSARKCFNIFATMFGCAIITSQLVVYLSKERILMYPAWLPLDWKNSYKDFVIAHSYQVYGLTVQAIQDLGNDTFPQAYIRILCAHIEALSLRISKLGKNKGLGSEKVNRELLIECIKDHQVIIELYTTIQQSISTACFAQFMCTGLAQCTIGVYMLYIGLDISKLLNTIIFFTAVTFEILIFCLFGEQLCQRAEQLTAAIYSCNWMDQNREFKKALLLLLKRSQRPLVIMAGDIIPLKLPTFVQVMKTAYSTFAVLSEVK